A DNA window from Agarivorans sp. TSD2052 contains the following coding sequences:
- the ureA gene encoding urease subunit gamma, producing the protein MELTPREKDKLLLFTAFLVAERRKNKGLKLNYPETVAYLSASIVEGAREGRRVAELMSWGRTLLTRDDVMDGIAEMVHEVQVEATFPDGTKLVTVHNPIP; encoded by the coding sequence ATGGAATTAACCCCTAGAGAGAAAGATAAGTTATTGCTGTTTACCGCATTTTTGGTCGCCGAGCGACGCAAAAACAAAGGGCTAAAACTCAACTACCCAGAAACGGTAGCCTACCTCTCGGCCAGTATTGTTGAAGGCGCGCGCGAAGGTCGCCGAGTTGCCGAGTTAATGAGCTGGGGACGCACCCTGTTAACCCGCGACGACGTTATGGATGGCATTGCCGAAATGGTGCACGAAGTACAGGTGGAAGCCACTTTCCCCGACGGCACCAAATTAGTCACCGTGCATAACCCGATCCCTTAG
- a CDS encoding urease subunit beta, producing the protein MIPGELIIEDGWIELNQGLATVTVDVANSGDRPVQVGSHYHFAETNPALHFDRKAALGFRLNIAAGTAVRFEPGQSRKVELVALSGKREVYGFRGEVMGSLDSEEQA; encoded by the coding sequence ATGATACCTGGAGAACTGATCATTGAAGACGGTTGGATAGAGCTAAATCAAGGTTTAGCTACCGTAACCGTTGACGTTGCCAATAGTGGTGACCGCCCCGTGCAAGTAGGTTCGCACTACCATTTTGCCGAAACTAACCCGGCCTTACATTTTGACCGTAAAGCGGCACTGGGCTTTCGCCTAAATATTGCCGCTGGCACCGCGGTGCGCTTTGAGCCTGGCCAGAGCCGTAAGGTAGAGCTAGTGGCACTTAGCGGTAAACGCGAAGTGTACGGCTTTAGAGGGGAAGTAATGGGTAGCTTAGACAGCGAGGAACAAGCATGA
- the ureC gene encoding urease subunit alpha, with amino-acid sequence MSKMDKRAYAEMFGPTVGDKVRLGDTELIIQVEKDYAQYGSEVKFGGGKVIRDGMGQSQAGCAMVPDTVITNALILDHWGIVKADIALKEGRIQAIGKAGNPDIQDNIDIEIGAGTEVIAGEGQIVTAGGVDSHIHFICPQQIEEALMSGTTTMLGGGTGPATGTNATTCTPGPFHLGKMLQAADSFPMNLGFLGKGNASLPRPLEEQLIAGAMGLKLHEDWGTTPMSIDNCLTVAENYDVQVAIHTDTLNESGFVEDTIAAFKGRVIHTYHTEGAGGGHAPDIITACGLDNVLPSSTNPTRPYTINTVDEHLDMLMVCHHLDPAIPEDVAFADSRIRKETIAAEDILHDLGAFSMIASDSQAMGRVGEVITRTWQTAHKMKVQRGLLPEDKDIGCDNFRAKRYVAKYTINPAITHGIAHEVGSIEVGKLADLVLWKPAFFGAKPSLIIKGGAIAAAPMGDPNASIPTPQPVHYRPMFGAYGKAMSETRVTFVCQAAIDAKVKETLGLTSRLVACKNTRSIKKQDMVHNHYQPHMEVDSQTYEVRADGQLLECEPATELPLAQRYFLF; translated from the coding sequence ATGAGCAAGATGGATAAACGCGCCTATGCCGAAATGTTCGGCCCCACCGTAGGTGATAAAGTACGCCTAGGCGATACCGAGCTAATCATTCAAGTAGAAAAAGATTACGCTCAATACGGCAGCGAAGTGAAGTTTGGTGGCGGTAAGGTGATTCGTGATGGGATGGGACAAAGCCAAGCCGGCTGCGCCATGGTACCTGACACGGTGATTACCAACGCCTTAATCTTAGATCATTGGGGCATTGTGAAAGCCGATATTGCCTTAAAAGAAGGTCGTATTCAGGCGATTGGTAAAGCCGGTAACCCCGATATTCAAGATAATATCGACATTGAAATTGGTGCCGGTACCGAAGTCATCGCCGGCGAAGGCCAAATTGTTACCGCTGGCGGCGTAGACTCACACATCCACTTCATTTGCCCACAGCAAATCGAAGAAGCTTTAATGTCAGGCACCACCACCATGTTAGGTGGCGGTACAGGCCCAGCAACGGGTACCAACGCGACCACTTGTACCCCAGGGCCTTTCCACCTAGGCAAAATGTTACAAGCCGCCGATAGTTTCCCAATGAACTTAGGGTTTTTAGGCAAGGGCAACGCCAGCCTACCGCGCCCACTAGAAGAGCAACTGATCGCCGGTGCCATGGGCTTAAAACTGCATGAAGACTGGGGCACCACGCCAATGTCTATCGACAACTGTTTAACCGTGGCAGAAAATTACGACGTACAGGTAGCCATTCATACCGATACTTTAAACGAATCTGGTTTTGTAGAAGATACCATTGCAGCCTTTAAAGGTAGGGTCATTCATACCTATCACACCGAAGGCGCCGGTGGTGGTCATGCTCCCGATATTATTACTGCTTGTGGCTTAGACAATGTATTACCGTCTTCTACCAACCCTACTCGCCCCTACACCATCAATACCGTAGACGAGCACTTAGACATGCTGATGGTATGTCACCACCTTGATCCGGCTATTCCTGAAGACGTCGCCTTTGCCGACTCTCGAATTCGTAAAGAAACCATTGCCGCCGAAGACATTTTACATGACTTAGGCGCTTTCTCGATGATTGCCTCTGATTCACAAGCAATGGGCCGGGTTGGTGAAGTCATTACACGTACTTGGCAAACCGCCCACAAAATGAAAGTTCAGCGAGGTTTATTACCAGAAGATAAAGACATTGGCTGTGATAACTTTCGTGCTAAACGCTACGTAGCCAAATACACCATAAACCCGGCGATTACTCATGGTATCGCCCATGAGGTTGGCTCTATCGAAGTGGGTAAATTAGCCGACTTGGTGTTATGGAAGCCGGCCTTTTTTGGCGCTAAACCTTCGCTCATTATCAAAGGCGGTGCCATTGCCGCAGCGCCAATGGGCGACCCTAACGCATCGATCCCAACCCCTCAACCCGTGCATTATCGCCCAATGTTTGGCGCCTATGGTAAAGCCATGAGTGAAACTCGAGTGACCTTCGTCTGCCAAGCCGCAATAGACGCCAAAGTGAAAGAAACCTTGGGTTTAACCAGCCGTTTAGTGGCCTGTAAAAATACCCGTAGTATCAAAAAACAAGACATGGTGCATAACCATTATCAACCCCATATGGAAGTAGATTCACAAACCTACGAAGTACGCGCCGATGGTCAGCTACTGGAGTGTGAACCCGCCACTGAATTACCGCTGGCTCAGCGTTACTTTTTATTTTAA
- the ureE gene encoding urease accessory protein UreE → MLKVYQTLHHYHGPVHHQVVLSYELRKKARIKAQTEDKQDIGFFLERGQVLQNGQFLEAENGEVVEIKSADELVTTAYSDDPLMFAKVCYHLGNRHTPLQIGEGWVRFQPDHVLQDLVELYGLRVEQHQGPFDPETGAYHSHLPAHSH, encoded by the coding sequence ATGTTAAAGGTGTATCAAACCCTCCATCACTACCATGGCCCGGTGCATCATCAGGTGGTATTGAGTTACGAACTGCGTAAAAAAGCGCGAATTAAGGCACAAACCGAAGACAAGCAAGACATTGGCTTTTTTTTAGAGCGTGGCCAAGTGCTGCAAAACGGCCAGTTTCTTGAAGCCGAAAATGGCGAAGTGGTGGAAATTAAAAGTGCCGATGAGTTAGTGACTACCGCCTATAGCGATGACCCTTTGATGTTCGCAAAGGTTTGCTATCACTTAGGTAACCGCCATACGCCGCTACAAATTGGTGAAGGTTGGGTGCGCTTTCAGCCAGACCATGTATTGCAAGATTTAGTCGAGCTTTACGGTTTGCGTGTTGAACAACACCAAGGACCTTTTGACCCAGAGACGGGCGCTTACCATAGCCATTTGCCGGCGCATAGTCACTAA
- a CDS encoding urease accessory protein UreF yields the protein MSSLAQLQLMRLVSPSLPVGGFAYSQGLEYAIENGWVNNPNQLNSWISGCLDAGLACLDIPMLAALYRALAEQDYAKFECLNLELIASRETLELELEDVQMGNALRTLLNQLDANITKPLSDEAMSWTSMFALAGVHWQVELNQLADGYLWTWLENQLAVAGKTLPLGQTACQKLLSELLPKLPTARESGLALPFEQISGSLPALSLASTLHETQYCRLFRS from the coding sequence ATGAGTAGCTTGGCTCAACTGCAGCTGATGCGATTGGTTAGCCCAAGCTTGCCAGTAGGTGGTTTTGCCTACTCGCAAGGTTTGGAGTATGCCATTGAGAACGGCTGGGTAAATAATCCAAATCAGCTAAATAGCTGGATTAGTGGCTGCTTAGATGCAGGTTTAGCCTGCTTAGATATTCCGATGTTAGCGGCACTCTATCGGGCATTGGCTGAGCAAGACTACGCCAAATTTGAGTGCTTGAATTTGGAACTAATTGCTAGCCGAGAAACTCTCGAATTAGAACTTGAAGATGTGCAAATGGGTAATGCCTTACGCACCTTATTAAACCAACTGGACGCTAACATTACCAAGCCACTGAGCGACGAAGCCATGAGTTGGACCAGCATGTTTGCTTTAGCTGGAGTGCATTGGCAAGTAGAACTCAATCAACTGGCTGATGGTTATTTATGGACATGGTTAGAAAACCAATTAGCGGTAGCCGGTAAAACCCTCCCCCTAGGGCAAACCGCTTGCCAGAAATTGCTGAGCGAATTACTCCCTAAACTTCCTACTGCGCGTGAATCAGGGCTCGCTCTACCTTTTGAACAGATTAGCGGGTCACTGCCAGCCTTGAGCTTGGCCAGTACCTTACATGAAACCCAATATTGTCGACTGTTCCGCTCTTAA
- the ureG gene encoding urease accessory protein UreG — protein sequence MSIKQTLRVGVGGPVGSGKTALLTALCRELKDRFNLAVVTNDIYTKEDAQFLLRNDALAEDRILGVETGGCPHTAIREDASMNLAAIAELNRRHKGLDLVLVESGGDNLSATFSPELSDLTLYVIDVSAGDKIPRKGGPGITKSDLLIINKTDLAPYVGASLEVMDRDAKKMRGERPFVFSNLKTNQGLQDIISFIIEQGMLEETSPATAN from the coding sequence ATGAGCATTAAACAAACCTTACGTGTAGGAGTCGGTGGCCCAGTAGGTTCTGGCAAAACAGCGCTACTAACCGCCTTATGTCGAGAGCTAAAAGATCGCTTCAACCTAGCCGTAGTGACCAATGACATTTACACCAAAGAAGATGCACAATTTTTATTACGCAATGACGCGTTAGCCGAAGATCGTATTTTAGGCGTTGAGACAGGCGGGTGTCCGCATACCGCGATCCGCGAAGATGCCTCGATGAATCTAGCCGCGATTGCTGAGCTAAACCGTCGTCACAAAGGATTAGATCTAGTTCTGGTTGAAAGTGGCGGTGACAACCTGAGTGCTACGTTTAGCCCCGAGTTAAGCGATTTAACCCTCTATGTGATTGACGTAAGTGCTGGCGATAAAATCCCGCGAAAAGGCGGGCCCGGTATTACTAAGTCAGACTTATTAATCATCAACAAAACCGATTTAGCCCCTTATGTGGGTGCGTCTCTTGAGGTGATGGATCGTGATGCTAAAAAAATGCGCGGTGAGCGCCCATTTGTATTCAGCAACCTTAAAACCAATCAGGGTTTACAAGACATCATCAGCTTCATTATTGAGCAAGGCATGTTAGAAGAAACTAGCCCAGCCACTGCTAACTAA
- a CDS encoding HupE/UreJ family protein has protein sequence MKKLLTLTAGLLFSLPGFAHEGAHHGLSAGLLHPLTGIDHLLALSLIGLLASQTGKLKLSLSQSLFALVLAALVASFGLVPPMLETGLAVSLLVMAVLVAKLLPRSAGIAGLVVCLVAALHGAAHGNEVPAGADLTLFFAGFIASSVTLICGGYLLGKAALRSQHGLTITRAIAGLTAAFGLSALLA, from the coding sequence ATGAAAAAACTACTTACCTTAACCGCAGGCCTACTATTTAGCTTACCTGGTTTTGCCCACGAAGGCGCACACCACGGCCTATCTGCTGGGCTATTACACCCGCTAACAGGTATAGACCATTTGTTGGCTTTAAGCTTAATTGGCCTACTGGCGAGTCAAACGGGCAAGCTCAAACTAAGCCTAAGCCAAAGCTTGTTTGCTTTAGTATTGGCAGCGCTAGTCGCTAGCTTTGGGCTTGTACCACCAATGTTAGAAACAGGTTTAGCGGTATCATTATTAGTGATGGCGGTATTAGTCGCTAAGTTGTTACCGCGCTCTGCAGGCATCGCCGGCTTAGTGGTATGTTTGGTGGCGGCTTTACACGGTGCAGCCCATGGTAACGAAGTACCCGCCGGTGCTGATTTAACACTATTCTTCGCAGGTTTTATTGCTAGCTCTGTCACCTTAATTTGTGGTGGTTACCTACTAGGTAAAGCTGCCCTACGCTCCCAGCATGGTCTAACAATAACGCGTGCTATTGCAGGCCTAACAGCCGCCTTTGGCCTAAGTGCGCTACTTGCCTAA
- the menE gene encoding o-succinylbenzoate--CoA ligase, with the protein MSINSLSIQPLQQQCQIRPEHIALSIGEQHFSYQQLNTMVNATAAQLRKQGVGEGSRVCCFGEDPLRMLLLQLCSLQLAYVYCPLNHHHPLQQLQSLSQSVDSQFYWSDLALPLAPAVQIEFNPFQDMDIEPVTRLDAERPLSMVFTSGSSGPPKAVVHCWRNHYYSALGSQTVIPLTEQDQWLLSLPLYHIGGQAIVWRCLLAGARIVVAQNKGRVFPDLVASDTTHVSLVPTQLYRLLTQAKFWASALSLKHILIGGAACNDSLLEDAISRGFQVYSSYGSSELSSQVATRNHRLEHPTYQLLPHRHAKIHQGEIYLRGETLFLGYWKNGEILRPSDPKGWFNSGDTGRIEGNRLYTLGRSNNMFICAGENIQPEEIELALLQHPQINQAIVVPQQNSEYGQRPVAFISSEAPLGKLPLNQFLRQQLAAIKLPIAYFELPEQNSLKPSRGELSDLANYRSSCCDQC; encoded by the coding sequence ATGAGTATCAATTCTTTGTCAATACAGCCACTGCAGCAGCAATGCCAAATTAGGCCTGAGCATATTGCGTTGAGCATTGGTGAGCAACACTTTAGCTACCAACAGCTAAACACCATGGTTAACGCCACCGCAGCGCAACTGCGTAAGCAAGGTGTGGGCGAAGGTTCAAGAGTATGTTGTTTTGGCGAAGACCCGCTGCGCATGTTACTGCTACAGTTGTGTAGTTTGCAGCTAGCTTATGTGTATTGTCCGCTTAATCACCACCACCCACTCCAGCAGCTACAAAGCCTCAGCCAATCGGTAGATAGCCAGTTTTATTGGAGCGATCTAGCGCTGCCTTTAGCACCAGCAGTGCAGATTGAGTTCAATCCCTTTCAAGATATGGATATTGAGCCGGTCACCAGACTTGATGCCGAACGGCCGCTTAGCATGGTATTTACTTCCGGCAGCAGCGGCCCACCTAAAGCGGTAGTGCATTGTTGGCGAAATCACTATTACAGCGCCCTAGGCTCGCAAACCGTCATCCCGCTAACTGAACAAGACCAGTGGCTGTTGTCACTGCCGCTCTATCATATTGGCGGCCAAGCCATTGTATGGCGTTGTTTACTGGCTGGCGCTCGCATTGTGGTGGCGCAAAACAAAGGCCGTGTTTTCCCTGATTTAGTCGCCAGCGACACCACCCATGTCTCTTTGGTCCCTACGCAGCTCTATCGCTTACTTACCCAAGCCAAATTCTGGGCCAGCGCGCTGAGTCTTAAACACATTCTGATTGGTGGCGCCGCCTGTAACGATAGCTTATTGGAAGATGCCATTAGCCGTGGCTTTCAGGTGTACAGCTCCTATGGGAGCAGCGAGTTAAGCTCGCAGGTGGCTACGCGCAACCACCGCCTAGAACACCCCACCTATCAGTTGTTACCTCACCGCCACGCCAAAATTCATCAAGGTGAAATTTATTTGCGCGGCGAGACCTTATTTTTAGGCTATTGGAAAAATGGCGAAATACTTCGCCCCAGTGACCCCAAAGGCTGGTTTAACAGTGGCGATACTGGGCGTATTGAAGGCAACCGGCTATATACACTGGGTCGCAGCAACAACATGTTTATTTGTGCTGGTGAAAACATTCAGCCTGAAGAAATAGAGCTGGCATTACTGCAACACCCACAGATCAATCAAGCGATTGTGGTTCCTCAGCAAAATAGTGAGTATGGCCAACGGCCAGTGGCTTTTATTAGCAGTGAAGCTCCGCTAGGCAAGCTGCCACTGAATCAATTTTTACGTCAGCAGCTTGCGGCTATCAAGTTACCGATAGCCTATTTTGAGTTACCCGAGCAAAACTCACTCAAACCTTCGCGTGGTGAGTTAAGCGACTTAGCGAATTACAGGTCTAGCTGTTGCGACCAATGTTGA
- a CDS encoding LysR family transcriptional regulator: MAMPSPDIQLLNQFVKAYEQQHQYPETNTPGQREQLFIRLEKSLHCRLFEANYTRLNPQGQLLYRRAKQLQLQLNNLFQSQDTATRPQQIIIGMDEFVPSQSLLHCYPRFISELALQQLKLVQLSEQQLQAQLCQGEIDIALRVAQQQKPPKTHSRRYCSLNLALACAARHSLSRHQQLSAEQLQRHRQLCLSHLPTELQLNRVNCWHLEHREILHDLLVLGMGWAIAPRHWLEPSFRNGSLIELHLSNYFSPARLEIEILWQSGQHNSLVAQCLNLLGLSAYDG, translated from the coding sequence ATGGCGATGCCCTCACCAGATATTCAGTTGCTCAACCAATTTGTGAAAGCTTACGAGCAACAACATCAATATCCAGAAACCAACACGCCCGGGCAACGAGAGCAGCTATTCATCCGCTTAGAAAAAAGTTTGCATTGTCGCCTATTCGAAGCCAACTACACACGTTTAAACCCGCAAGGACAGTTGTTATACCGACGGGCTAAGCAGTTACAGTTGCAACTGAACAACCTATTTCAAAGCCAAGACACCGCGACTCGACCTCAACAAATAATTATTGGTATGGATGAGTTTGTACCGAGTCAAAGCCTGCTGCATTGCTATCCAAGGTTTATCTCTGAGTTGGCATTACAACAGCTCAAACTAGTGCAGCTCAGCGAACAACAGTTACAAGCTCAATTATGTCAGGGCGAGATAGATATTGCCTTGCGTGTCGCGCAACAACAAAAACCGCCCAAAACTCACTCAAGGCGATATTGCAGTTTAAACTTAGCGTTAGCTTGTGCTGCACGCCATAGCCTAAGCAGGCATCAACAACTTAGTGCTGAACAATTACAGCGCCATCGGCAGCTCTGTCTGAGCCATTTGCCCACAGAGTTGCAACTCAATAGGGTTAATTGCTGGCACTTAGAGCACCGAGAAATTCTGCATGATTTATTAGTGTTAGGCATGGGCTGGGCGATTGCCCCGCGTCATTGGCTGGAGCCTAGTTTTCGCAACGGGAGTTTAATCGAGCTACATTTAAGCAACTATTTTTCTCCAGCAAGATTAGAAATAGAAATTTTGTGGCAAAGCGGTCAGCACAACAGCTTAGTAGCTCAGTGCCTGAACTTACTTGGACTAAGTGCCTATGATGGATGA
- a CDS encoding LysR family transcriptional regulator produces MMDDPKYLPALKAFVCVARHGDLAHCSTQLKLSPDEILEQLDQLQLTLACSLFTQQSPPFHLSQAGLAMVEQAELIVHRYQELQRHCQHLQQGQSLQLSISYQSWFPSPWLTLLASQLHRYDHLLELNFTAGQQQMMHFSFSANNQRPEIEVLDWQAAKLVKVAHPKLVNHSQLFDSHLKLFDIREPQHNNLFSGETLLLDALSEGLGWAILPQISVESRLAEGTLKAWLEPQGELATYLHLSKHCPEDLCAWIKQQQAEYLS; encoded by the coding sequence ATGATGGATGATCCTAAATATTTACCCGCACTCAAGGCTTTTGTTTGTGTTGCCAGGCATGGTGATTTAGCCCATTGCTCTACGCAGCTAAAACTTAGCCCCGATGAAATACTCGAGCAATTGGACCAGTTACAACTAACGCTTGCTTGTTCGCTCTTTACCCAACAATCTCCACCGTTTCATTTAAGCCAAGCGGGTTTAGCCATGGTGGAACAAGCCGAATTGATCGTTCACCGCTACCAGGAGTTGCAACGCCACTGTCAGCATCTACAACAAGGCCAAAGTTTACAACTCAGTATCAGCTATCAAAGCTGGTTCCCCAGCCCATGGCTAACGTTGCTCGCTAGCCAGCTTCATCGATACGACCATTTATTAGAGCTCAATTTTACCGCTGGCCAGCAACAAATGATGCACTTTAGTTTCTCTGCGAATAATCAGCGTCCAGAAATCGAAGTATTAGATTGGCAGGCAGCAAAACTGGTGAAGGTGGCTCACCCCAAACTGGTCAATCATAGCCAGCTATTTGATAGTCACCTAAAACTGTTTGATATTCGTGAGCCACAACACAACAACCTATTTAGCGGTGAAACGCTATTACTCGATGCGCTTAGTGAAGGCCTAGGTTGGGCAATACTTCCGCAAATAAGTGTAGAATCACGCTTGGCTGAGGGAACCCTTAAGGCTTGGCTTGAACCGCAAGGTGAGCTTGCCACCTACTTGCACTTATCCAAGCATTGCCCCGAAGACCTCTGCGCTTGGATAAAGCAACAACAAGCCGAGTATCTAAGCTAG
- a CDS encoding tRNA-uridine aminocarboxypropyltransferase, with translation MSRPRCQRCLRPVSHCLCPHIPNCEHRHSVLILQHPSEQKNAKGTAYLASLALNKAQLVIGETPADFNEICQAVTANPQQYWLIFPSETSQAIEQQRPLTEANNRPACPLPITLIFLDGTWRKALKLWHLNPWLTQIAQFHFANAPAGQYRIRKTRIDQGLSTIEAIAYTLQQIEDFNPTPLRNVLETLVEQQIAAMPKQIKNRY, from the coding sequence ATGAGTAGACCCCGTTGCCAGCGCTGCTTACGCCCCGTGAGCCACTGCCTATGCCCACATATCCCAAACTGTGAACACCGCCATTCGGTACTTATTCTGCAACACCCCAGTGAACAAAAAAATGCTAAAGGCACCGCTTATCTAGCGAGTTTAGCGCTCAACAAAGCACAGTTAGTGATTGGTGAAACGCCCGCTGACTTCAATGAGATCTGCCAAGCGGTAACAGCAAACCCACAGCAGTACTGGCTAATTTTTCCAAGCGAAACCAGCCAAGCCATAGAACAACAGAGGCCCTTAACCGAGGCAAATAATCGTCCCGCATGCCCGCTCCCCATTACATTGATTTTCTTGGATGGCACCTGGCGTAAAGCGCTAAAGCTTTGGCACCTAAACCCTTGGTTAACACAAATAGCCCAATTTCACTTTGCCAATGCACCGGCAGGACAATATCGCATTCGAAAAACCCGTATCGATCAAGGCTTGTCTACCATTGAAGCAATAGCCTACACGTTACAACAAATTGAAGACTTCAACCCCACGCCACTGCGGAACGTGCTAGAGACACTGGTTGAGCAACAAATAGCGGCAATGCCCAAGCAAATAAAAAACCGTTATTAA
- the torE gene encoding trimethylamine N-oxide reductase system protein TorE, producing MSQHNTVPEQQSKSSEWKTFLFITIILFPVLAVILVGGYGFTVWMLQLLMGPPGHG from the coding sequence ATGTCTCAACACAACACCGTGCCAGAGCAACAAAGCAAATCGAGCGAGTGGAAGACCTTTCTCTTCATTACCATCATTCTGTTCCCCGTTTTGGCGGTGATACTGGTAGGTGGTTATGGTTTTACGGTATGGATGCTGCAACTGTTAATGGGCCCCCCGGGACACGGATAA
- the torC gene encoding pentaheme c-type cytochrome TorC: MKKLLKTFWSVISKPSVHLSFGLLTIGGFIAGIIFWGGFNTALEVTNTEKFCIGCHEMADNVYVELQDTVHWKNTSGVRATCPDCHVPHNWTDKIARKMQASKEVFGTVFGTINTREKFLAKRGELAQHEWDRFTANNSLECKNCHNYNSMDFDSMSERAQTQMKMAAERDQSCIDCHKGIAHQLPENMNSGEGTLAKLEEMATSGYQEGQAYFSVRQLPLFTNPDLSEEAGQLNAATEVKIIEVKGDAIKVEIDGWRKTKGFGRVLFEDFAMNINDGYLTKEVAQNDSMLTKGETKEDDLTGLPWQKVSIELWMRNGSLTDSRDTLWQFAKSTYDTSCSVCHTQPAENHFDTNTWPGMFNGMLSFVNLDGDTQALVLKYLQKHSSDFSDAGH, encoded by the coding sequence ATGAAAAAACTGCTGAAAACATTCTGGTCCGTGATAAGTAAACCCAGCGTACACTTAAGCTTTGGTTTGTTAACTATTGGCGGTTTTATTGCCGGTATCATCTTCTGGGGTGGTTTTAATACCGCACTAGAAGTGACTAATACTGAAAAGTTTTGCATCGGCTGTCATGAAATGGCTGACAACGTGTATGTAGAATTACAAGACACGGTGCATTGGAAAAATACCTCTGGCGTACGCGCTACTTGCCCAGATTGTCACGTACCGCACAATTGGACAGACAAAATTGCGCGAAAGATGCAGGCGTCTAAAGAAGTTTTCGGTACCGTGTTTGGAACCATTAATACTCGCGAGAAATTTCTAGCAAAACGGGGGGAGCTTGCTCAACACGAATGGGATCGTTTTACCGCTAATAATTCTCTCGAGTGTAAAAACTGTCACAACTACAACAGCATGGACTTCGATTCGATGTCAGAGCGTGCTCAAACGCAAATGAAAATGGCTGCAGAGCGTGACCAAAGCTGTATTGACTGCCATAAAGGTATTGCCCACCAACTACCAGAAAATATGAATTCTGGCGAAGGCACCTTAGCCAAACTCGAAGAAATGGCAACTTCAGGCTACCAAGAAGGTCAGGCCTACTTTAGCGTGCGGCAATTGCCCTTATTCACAAATCCAGATCTCAGTGAAGAAGCCGGCCAACTGAACGCCGCCACTGAAGTGAAAATTATCGAAGTAAAAGGCGATGCGATTAAAGTTGAAATTGACGGCTGGCGCAAAACTAAAGGGTTTGGCCGGGTTCTATTTGAAGACTTTGCGATGAACATCAACGATGGCTACTTAACCAAAGAAGTCGCGCAAAACGACAGCATGTTAACCAAAGGTGAAACCAAAGAAGACGATCTCACTGGCCTACCTTGGCAGAAAGTGTCAATTGAACTGTGGATGCGCAATGGCTCGCTGACCGATTCGCGAGACACCTTATGGCAGTTTGCTAAATCCACTTACGATACCAGCTGTAGTGTTTGTCATACTCAGCCTGCAGAAAACCACTTCGACACCAATACCTGGCCAGGTATGTTCAACGGTATGTTGTCGTTTGTAAATTTAGACGGTGATACTCAGGCGCTAGTATTAAAATACTTGCAAAAACACTCTTCAGACTTTTCTGACGCTGGCCACTAA